TCTTGTTCACTTATTGCCTATTGTTCTCAGGTTACAATGCGCGACAAGCTTAGATTCGGATTTAGTATTCATTGAGTCCGGAGAAAATGAAAACCTCCGTTAAAATCCTTCATTTTCATCAGTCTACCCGACGAAATGATCAACGTTCCCTGTTCAGACTGACGGAAGCAAACTCATACCATCTCCCTTGTAATAGTGAAATTCAACTTGAAAACCAGCTGGAACCTTGCTGAATGACCGATTTAAGCTCCTTTGACTATCAACTGCCTCCTGAATTAATCGCAACCGAGCCGAATCAGCAGCGGGATCAGTCGCGCCTGCTCATCCTTGACCGCAAATCTCAGTCTATTACACATGGTTCCATTTCTGACCTGCCTCAATATTTAAACCCGGACGACTGTCTGGTTCTGAATAATACCCGTGTCCTGTCAGCCAGGTTATTCGGCACGCGACAGTCCACGGGTGGTAAATGGGAAGGCCTCTATCTTGGCTCCCCTGCTCCGGGTGAGTGGAAACTGATGAGTAAGACCCGGGGTAAACTGCATCCGGGGGGAATCATCGAGTTGCGCCCCGCGCATCAACGGTCACTCGAGAAACAGGTGACACTGAAATTATTGTCGAAAGATTCTGAAGGTTACTGGACTGCCCAGGTACAATCCGACGAAGATCACCACAGCCTGCTTGCCCATTTTGGGACGATGCCCCTGCCTCCCTATATGAAACGCGATCTTGCCACCGAGGAAGACTGGGAACGTTATCAGACGGTGTATGCTGCTCAACCAGGAGCAGTCGCTGCCCCGACTGCGGGATTACATTTCACACCGGAGTTGCTGGAACGTTGTACCCAGCGGGGAACCAGAATTGCGAACGTGACGTTGCATGTTGGTATTGGAACATTCAAACCAATCTCAGTAGAAACTCTCGAAGCCCACCAGATGCATTCGGAATGGTGCGAGCTGCCTGCCGAATCGGCAAAGCTGCTCAATCAGACGCGACAGCAGGGAGGTCGGGTTGTCTGTGTCGGCACGACCAGCGTTCGTACTCTGGAATCGGTCGCACAACAGGGGCCGCTGAAAGCCTGGCAGGGAGAGACCGATATTTTCATTTACCCCCCTTACCAGTTTCAGGCCGTGGATTGCCTGCTGACGAATTTTCACCTGCCGAAGTCGACATTGCTGGTGCTGGTGAGCGCCTTTGCCGGATCAGAATTCATTCGCGAAGCCTACAAAAAAGCTGTAGAAGCAGATTACCGCTTCTACAGCTATGGTGACGCCATGCTGATTTTATAAGTTCAGTCTGACTGGGGCAGTTTTACTGAGGCTTGGCGATCTCTTTGGGAACCTGCCCACTCAGATAACGCCAGTTTTTAATGAAGGAAATCAAATCGGCCATCTGTTGCGGATCAATCGTCTTCTCCAGACCGACGGGCATCAGTGAGACACCATTCGATTTCATCTCATCGATCTCATCTTTCAGAATCGTAATCGTCTTACCTTCCGGCTGCGTCAGGGTAATGGACGCACCACTGTCTGAAGAAATGATTCCCGTGTGAACCACACCATCGATGGTGATAATCGTATAGCTGAAGAAATTCGCATCAATGGCCCGGTTGGGGTCCAGAATATTTGTCAGCAGATACTCTGGAGTCTTGGTTCGTGAATCCCCGATATCGGGAGCCACATTCACTCCGATCTCGCCAATCTTGTGACAGGTGACACAGTTCTTGGCAAACACCAGTTTGCCTTGCAGAGGATCAGCTTTCAATGACAGCGATTTCTGATAGTCGGCTAATACTTTCTGGCGATCCGCAGGAATCGCAGCGGCAAACAGAGCAGCTGCCCGCTTTTTGATTTCGGGATTGCGATGACGCTGCAGACTGCTGGAACGCGAGGGTCCCAGTTCCGAAATTTTGATCTGATCTTTTTCGATCGCATCCAGTAACAGGCTTGTGCGATCCTGGTTCGACAGCATCGCATCCAGAACAGCACGTCGCATGCCAGGTGTTTGAGTCGAGAAACCATCCATTAATATCTGGCCAATCCGGGGATCAGAATAAGGGCTGATCGCTGCGATCGCTGCGATTTTCACCGCTTGAGAATTGCCCTCCTGGATCAGCGAAAGCAGTGTTTTGCCGCTGATTTCAAAACCGACGAACTTCAAGATACTGATGGCATTCAACCGCTGTGCCAATGGGGTTTTGGAACTGGCGGCGGCATCCACAATCTTCTGATAAAACTTCTTCAGCTTCTGCTGATCAGTCTCAGACAGCTTCGCCTGATATTCCGTGATCGACTTGCCACGGCGTCTGAGACTGTTACCCAGTCCTTCAAAACCGGCAAGCTGTAACGGCAGGAGTGCATCGGAATTGAGACCGGCCAACAAAGACAGCGTTTTCTGAATTTCCTCTGGTTTCAACCGGGGACCGATGACGGCTGTCATTTCTCCGACGGCATCAGCGACGCCCGCCTGAGCTGCCTGCTTTTCATCACTGGCTTGTAACTGTTTTAAGAATGAAGTGAAAATCTCCACCGTCTGTTCGGGTGCAGAGGAAAGCACAGCCGCACGCGTAAATGGATCTGCGGCGCCATTTAACATCAGGCTCGCCAGCTGATCGACCGCAGACGGGCCGCCTTTCGCTTCCCCCAGACTGATCGCCAGCTGAAATCGCAGGGGGCCATCCGCAGACTTCACCAGTGACAGCACTTTGGTTTTCAGCTTGTCATTCTGAGACAATCGGGGCTCACTCAATCGTACTGCCTGGGCCACAACACGCTGAGACTGGTCCTTCAATGCCGCTTCAATGAGAGCATCACTAAGTTTTCCCAGTCCTTCCAGAGCCCACAAAGCAAGAATTCGCGACTGTTCCGTTTTACCATTAGAAACCAGTTGTTCCAGTTGGGGTTGAATCGATGTATCCTGACGTTCGAAAATCAAACGGGAAGCCGTTTCCCTCTGCCAGGCATTTTCTGAGGACAACGCAGCGACCAGCTGTTTCACAGTCGCATCTTTCAGAGATGTATAGACATTCTTGTCGATCTTCGCTCCCTTGGGAAGAATGCGATAAATCCGGCCACGATCAATTCCATCATTCAGATCGGAGCGTTCTTTCAATTCGACAGGCATAAACTGCGGATGCTCGATCACAGCGCGATACATATCACACAGATACAATGCACCATCCGGGCCATTGGCCAGGTTGACGGGTCGGAACCATTCATCGCGGCTGGCGATGAACTCCACCTGATCGCGTCCGTATTGAGAGTCATAGGTCGCGCCCATGGGAGTCAACACATCCCGGTGAACCAGATTTGCAGTCGGTTCGCAGGTGAAGCTGTTCCCATAAAATGAGTGGGGAAACAACCCGCCACGATAAATCGTCACGCCACAGGCGGCTGTAAACTGCCCTGCGTGCAATGTGGAAGTTGTCCAGGTACGACTAATCGCATACACGCGGGAATCTTCTCCATCGGGTGAGACATCATGGTAAACCGACTTCACTGCGAGATAAGGATTACGCTTCAGGTAGCGATTTTCCAGGACGATATGTTTATTGGGGTTGCGATTGGTACAGACAAAACGATTCCCGTAATCATCAAACGTCAAGCCGAACTGACCGATGCCGGAAATCGATTCATATTTTCCAGTCAAAGGCTGAAAGCGAAAATCCAGACCGCTAATAGGAACCTGTTCCGCCTTCTTTTTCCATTCGGGATGAGTGGCAATCACCGAACCGCCCCGTAAGCCGTTGGCAATATAAATATGATTGTCTAAACCCAGTGTCGGGTGATTGGCCCGCA
The sequence above is a segment of the Gimesia algae genome. Coding sequences within it:
- the queA gene encoding tRNA preQ1(34) S-adenosylmethionine ribosyltransferase-isomerase QueA, whose protein sequence is MTDLSSFDYQLPPELIATEPNQQRDQSRLLILDRKSQSITHGSISDLPQYLNPDDCLVLNNTRVLSARLFGTRQSTGGKWEGLYLGSPAPGEWKLMSKTRGKLHPGGIIELRPAHQRSLEKQVTLKLLSKDSEGYWTAQVQSDEDHHSLLAHFGTMPLPPYMKRDLATEEDWERYQTVYAAQPGAVAAPTAGLHFTPELLERCTQRGTRIANVTLHVGIGTFKPISVETLEAHQMHSEWCELPAESAKLLNQTRQQGGRVVCVGTTSVRTLESVAQQGPLKAWQGETDIFIYPPYQFQAVDCLLTNFHLPKSTLLVLVSAFAGSEFIREAYKKAVEADYRFYSYGDAMLIL
- a CDS encoding PVC-type heme-binding CxxCH protein; this translates as MKSATFLAFKRPAGDGNHSIPGIPTLAFRWGALLLVAAVCLKFSFAADPPKKEVPKSPLTPEESLQQTVVHPDFEMQVVASEPNIINPVAVAFDETGVLWAVEMTDYPHGPKPGEEPKSRIKLLRDKDQDGYYETATVFADKLLFATGIQPWKGGLIVTLAGKVQYMKDTDGDDKADLVETWFTGFKEDNSQLRANHPTLGLDNHIYIANGLRGGSVIATHPEWKKKAEQVPISGLDFRFQPLTGKYESISGIGQFGLTFDDYGNRFVCTNRNPNKHIVLENRYLKRNPYLAVKSVYHDVSPDGEDSRVYAISRTWTTSTLHAGQFTAACGVTIYRGGLFPHSFYGNSFTCEPTANLVHRDVLTPMGATYDSQYGRDQVEFIASRDEWFRPVNLANGPDGALYLCDMYRAVIEHPQFMPVELKERSDLNDGIDRGRIYRILPKGAKIDKNVYTSLKDATVKQLVAALSSENAWQRETASRLIFERQDTSIQPQLEQLVSNGKTEQSRILALWALEGLGKLSDALIEAALKDQSQRVVAQAVRLSEPRLSQNDKLKTKVLSLVKSADGPLRFQLAISLGEAKGGPSAVDQLASLMLNGAADPFTRAAVLSSAPEQTVEIFTSFLKQLQASDEKQAAQAGVADAVGEMTAVIGPRLKPEEIQKTLSLLAGLNSDALLPLQLAGFEGLGNSLRRRGKSITEYQAKLSETDQQKLKKFYQKIVDAAASSKTPLAQRLNAISILKFVGFEISGKTLLSLIQEGNSQAVKIAAIAAISPYSDPRIGQILMDGFSTQTPGMRRAVLDAMLSNQDRTSLLLDAIEKDQIKISELGPSRSSSLQRHRNPEIKKRAAALFAAAIPADRQKVLADYQKSLSLKADPLQGKLVFAKNCVTCHKIGEIGVNVAPDIGDSRTKTPEYLLTNILDPNRAIDANFFSYTIITIDGVVHTGIISSDSGASITLTQPEGKTITILKDEIDEMKSNGVSLMPVGLEKTIDPQQMADLISFIKNWRYLSGQVPKEIAKPQ